A stretch of the Taeniopygia guttata chromosome 37, bTaeGut7.mat, whole genome shotgun sequence genome encodes the following:
- the LOC115491788 gene encoding THAP domain-containing protein 7, which produces MPRHCSAAGCCTRDTRDTRDRGISFHRLPGREDPRRAQWLENSRRRDPAGGGRWDPSSKYIYFCSQHFEGSCFELLGCSGYHRLKEGAVPTVFAPDPPRTPRPRNPPARDPPKTQRGARRWRRDPRPPPLPSDVSCFPRDSRDPGPPPAGDHGGVPALPGPSGSIPEPLLVATGEEVTAGAPALPEGPPGPPGPPGPPSPSLFMLRLPPRAGSYIQSEHSYQVGSALLWKRRAEAALDALDKAQRQLQAVKRREQRLRLRLAELQRERRAALEPRRSSKERPAELHKERRAGVEQRRSSKERPQPCAEAGGQ; this is translated from the exons ATGCCCCGGCACTGCTCCGCCGCCGGCTGCTGCACCCGCGACACCCGCGACACGCGAGACAGAGGGATCTCCTTCCACCG gctgccggggCGGGAGGACCCCCGCCGGGCGCAGTGGTTGGAGAACAGCCGCCGGCGGGACCCGGCGGGGGGGGGGCGCTGGGACCCCTCCTCCAAATACATCTACTTCTGCTCCCAGCACTTCGAGGGCTCCTGCTTcgagctgctgggctgcag TGGGTACCACCGGCTGAAGGAGGGCGCTGTCCCCACCGTCTTCGCCCCCGaccccccccggaccccccggCCCCGGAACCCCCcggcccgggaccccccaaaaacgcAGAGGGGCGCCCGCAGGTGGAG ACGggacccccgcccgcccccgctGCCCTCGGACGTCTCGTGCTTCCCGCGGGACTCGCGGGACCCCGGCCCACCCCCGGCCGGCGACCACGGCGGCgtcccggccctgcccggcccctcGGGCTCCATCCCCGAGCCCCTCCTGGTGGCCACGGGCGAGGAGGTGACCGCCGgcgccccggccctgcccgagggacccccgggacccccgggacccccgggaccgCCGTCACCGTCGCTGTTCATGCTGCGGCTGCCGCCGCGGGCGGGCTCCTACATCCAGAGCGAGCACAGCTACCAGGTGGGCAGCGCGCTGCTCTGGAAGCGCCGCGCCGAGGCCGCGCTGGACGCGCTGGACAAGGCCCAGCGGCAGCTCCAGGCCGTCAAACGCCGCGAGCAGCGCCTGCGGCTGCGCCTGGCCGAGCTGCAGAGGGAGCGCAGAGCCGCCCTCGAGCCGCGGAGGAGCTCCAAGGAGCGCCCGGCGGAGCTCCACAAGGAGAGGAGAGCGGGCGTCGAACAGCGGAGGAGCTCCAAGGAGCGCCCGCAGCCGTGCGCGGAGGCTGGAGGGcagtga